GGTGGCGGTGCGGCGCAGGGTGCGCAGGTTGGCGGCCAGGCCGTTGTTGGCGATCAGGAAACCGTCCAGCCCGAAGCTCTGCCAGCGCGCGGCGTGGTGCAGGCTCCAGCCGTTGTCGAAGCGGTGATCGAGCACGTAGCCGATCCGGCTCTGGTGGCTGTGATACGGCCGCTGCCCGGGTTCGCCGGTGAACAGCGCGCGGTCGATTTTGCCGTTGCGGTTGGGTTCGGCGCTGCCTTCCCAGGGCAGGCCCTGCTGGCGGATGTAGTCGCGTTCCTGGTAGCTGGTCAGCAGCACGAAGTCGGTGCGCGGCCCCAGGTCCAGCGACAGCGACGGCGCGATCCAGCGGCTGCGGAAATACACGTGGTCGGTGGGATCGTCGCTGTTCATCGCCAGCCCGTTGAGGCGCAGCGCCACCTTGCCGTCGGCCGACAGCGGCTGGTTGAGATCCACGCTGCCCTGGCGCAGGCCGTCGCTGCCCACCCCCAGGTCGACCCGCCGCATCGGCTCGGCGCCGGGGCGTTTGCTGATCAGGTTGACCAGGCCGCCGGGCAGCACCTGCCCGTACAGCAGCGAGGCCGGGCCCTTCAGCACTTCCACCTGCTGCACGCCGAACAATTGCTCGGCCACACGGTTGCTGTCGGCGGTGCGCAGGCCGTCGACGAACAGCGCGTCGGAGGCGGTCTGGCCGCGGATGATCAGGTCGTCCCAGCCGCGCCGGCCGTAGGTGTTGGCGACCACCCCGGACACGTTGTGCAGGGCGTCGGACAGGCTCAGCGCCTGCTGGCTGTCCAACAGCGCGCGCGGCACCACGGTGATCGAGAACGGCGTCTGCGCCAGCGGCGCATCGGACTTGTCGGCCTGCACCGGCCCCGTGGCGCGGAAGCCGCTCTGCGCGTCGGCGCGCACCTGCACCGTGGGCAGGGCGGTGGCTTGTGCGGCATCGGCGCCGCTGTCGGCGTCCGAGGCGGTGTCGGCACTGGCGGCGTACGCAGGCAGGGACAGCGCCATGCCCAGCAGGCAGGCGCACGAAAGGGGGTGCAGTGTCATCGAGACCGGGGGGCGAAAGTTCTAATCGAGAATGATTATATTTCGCGAAATTGGTCTTGGGAATGCCCGTGGCCTAGGCGCGGCGCAGTGCCGCTGCGCGGCAGGCCTGCGCATTGGCGTGCCTTGCCTGCGCTGTGCCGGCACCGCAGCGCCGGCGCAGCGCATCGCCGCGCGGTCTCCACAAACGCAAAGCGACCGCCGGTGCGGTCGCTTTGCGGTGGGGCGTTGAGGTGGTGCGGCGTCGCGCGGGCGCGCGGCGGCCTCAGCCGGCCACGCGGAACACGCCGGGCTGGCCACCGGGCGGCGTGCCTTCGAACTGGATCAGCGAGGCGACCAGTTCGGCATGCAGGCGGATGCGGCCCATCTCGCGCATGATCCGGATGTCCTCGTGGCGCAGTTCGCGGTTGGCCACCACCTCGCGCTTGTAGGCGAGGATCTCCGGATACTTGCGCGCCATGTTCAGCGCGTCGGCCACGCACTCCACGGTGTCGGCATCGGCCGACAGCGGTTCGCGGCTGTTGAACGCGGTGAGCCAGCGCTCGAAGCCGGCGGTGCGGTCGAACATGTTGGCGATGAACCAGATCACGAACAGGATCGCCACCCACGAGGTGACCACGATGACGATGCGCGAGAACGTCAGGTGGTAGTCGTGCTGCCACAACTGCGCGGTGATCACGCCGAGCAGGATCAGCGAGATCGCCTGCCAACCGATGATCGAGGCCACCAGCCACTGCTGCTTGGCCTTGGCCAGCAACGCCACCTCTTCGCGGATCTGCGCCTCGCTCTTGTGCTGCCAGTGCGCGACCTGTTCGGGAAACGAGCGCTGGTGCAGCGCGTTGTCCTCGAGCAGCAATCCCAACCCCTTGAACAAAGCGATCATGACGAGCTCCTTGCAGATGCGGTGACGGACGCGGAACGTCGGCGGGCGATCTTGAGGCAGCTTCTTTCTAGCACAGCGGCCGCAAAGTGCATGCTGCGGTCGCACATGCAGAGCGGCCCGCGCGCGCCATACGCCATCGCACGGCGCTGGCGCCGCCTCCGCTACCATCGGGGCATGCCCTCGCTGCTGCGCACCCTCTCCGCTCCGGCCACCACCCAGATCCGCCGCTGGGTGCTGGGCGCGTTCCCGCGCGAACGCGACGCCATCGACTACGACCAGCCGCTCGGCGATGTGGGCCTGTTCGGTCCGGACAGCGTCACCTGGCGCATCCATGCCGAGTTTCCCGGGATGCTGGCCGGCGGGCTGTGTGCGCTGCTGCTGCAGACCCTGCACCCGCTGGCGCTGGCCGGGGTCTACGACCACTCCAACTTCCGCGAGGACCTGGTCGGGCGCCTGCGCCGCACCACCCAGTTCGTTGCCGCCACCAGCTACGCGCCCACGGACGCGGCGCAGCGCCAGATCGCCCGCGTGCGTGCGATCCATGCGCGGGTGCGTGGCCACACGCCCGACGGGTGCGCCTACGCGGCCGACGATCCGGCGCTGCTGACCTGGGTGCACGTGACCGAGGCCTACGGCTTCCTGCAGGGCTACCGCCGCTATTGCCGCGCGGTGCCGACCGCGATCGCCGACCGCTACTACGACGAAGGCCGGCGCGTGGCCGAAGCGCTGGGCGCGCGCGAGGTGCCGGCCAGCGAGGCCGCGGTGCTGGCCTATTTCGAGCGGCAGCGGCCGCTGCTGCGGGTGGATGCGCGCTCGCGCGAGGTGCTGGCGGTGCTGTCCGGCCTGCGCCTGCCGGTGCCGGCGCCGGGGCTGTCGCGGGAACTGTTCCTGGGCGCCGGCGCAGCGTTGCTGCCGCCGTGGGCCAGCGCGCTGCTGCGACAGGCACGGCTGCAGCGCACCGGCCCGGCGGTGCCGGCCTGGCTGCTGCAGCAGGTGGCGCCGCTGTTCCGGGTCGCACTGCACGACGGCATCGCCGCGCGCGCGTGCCGCCGTGTCGGGCTGCCGATGCAGCAACTGGCGCAGTGGCCTGCGATGGACTGAACACGTTTATCTGTGTCGCTTAGCCCAGGATTGCGTCACGCAAGGTCAAGATCGCCGGTCCCAAGCCGCTGTAATCAGCACCTACGTCAGTCCTCCCTTTTCGATGCCGCCGAACCCGCTCGCCGACAGGAAGCGCGACCGTCGCTTTCGGCACAGCCTGCGGCGCGTCACGCGCGCGCCGGTGCGGGCGATCGCGACCTGGGGGCTGGTGCTGGCGGTGCTGCTGGCCGCCGGCCTGGTGCTGGTGCTGGCGCAGGACCGCCATCACCGCCTGGCGGCGGCGCAGCGGCAGAGCCTGGCGTTGGCCACCGGCAGCGACCGCCTGCTGCAGTTGCAACTGGACAATCTCGGCCAGGCGCTGCATGGCGAGGGCCTGGGCGCACAGGCGCTGCTGGCGGAGGCGCCGGCACGCGCCCCCGACCTGATCGACGCCTCGCTGCACGGCCTGCTGGCGCGGCATCCGGAGCTGCACGACGTGGCCTTGCTGGATGCGCAGGGCCAACGCCGCTTCGGCGGTGCCGGCGATCCGGACCTGCGCGCCTGGATGGCGCGCGCGCGCTGCGGCGGCCGGGTCTGCGTGAGTCCGCCGCTGCACCTGGCCGACGGCACGGCAGTGGTGCGTGTCGCCGTGCCCTGGGGGTCGGACGGCTGGGTGGATGCGCAATGGCGGGTGGCCGCGCTGCAGCGCATCGTGCAGGGCACCGACAGCGGGCGCGACGGCATCGTCGCGCTGACCGACGCGCAAGGCCTGCTGCTCGCCGCCAGCCGCCCGCTCGCCGCTGGCCAGTCGCGCCTGTCACAGGCGCTGGCGCAGCCGATGCCGCACGGCGGCGCGCTTGGCGTGCGTCGCGATGTCTTCGATGCCACGCCGCGGATCCTGGCGGTGAGTGGCGGCGGCGCGTATCCGTTGCTGGCCGTGGCCGGCGTGGGGTTGCGCGAGACGCTGTCCGGCTGGTGGTGGTTCGTTGCGGCGGCGGCGCTGGTGTACGTGCTGTACCTGCTTGGCCTGGCCTATCTGCTCGGCAGCCTGCGCCGCGCCGAGCGGCGCCAGCGCCACCTGCTGCAGCGGCTGCGTCGCGGCGACGAGGACCTGCGCCTGGCCCATGGCATGGGCGGCATCGGCACCTGGCGCATCGACATCGCGCAGCGCGTGCTGCGCCTGTCCGAGCCGACCGGGGCGATGTTCGGCCTGCAACGCATGCAGATGCCCATCGAGGCGTTCCTGGAGCGGCTCCACGTCGAGGATCGCGCGCGGGTGGAGCAGTTGTACGAGGACGCCGCGCAGGGGCGCGCGGACTACAACACCGTCTATCGCATGCACCTGCCCGACGGGCGCCTGCGCTGGCTGGCCGCGCGCGGCGCGCTGGTGCGCACGCGCGAGGGCATGTGCATGACCGGTGCGGTGCAGGACGTCAGCGACCGGGTGGCGGCGCAGGCGCGCCTGCTCGATGCCGAGCGGCAGTTCCGCCTGGTGTTCGACCGCAATCCGCTGCCGTACTGGGTGTTCGCCGTCGACAGCCTGCGCTTTTTGGAAGTGAACCGGGCCGCGGTGCGCCAGTACGGCTACAGCCGCGAGGAATTCCTGGCGATGGACCTGCGCGACCTGCGCCCGTCGGAGGATGTCGAGCGCTTGCTGCAGGACGTGCGCAAGCCGCGCGAGGGCTTCGACGCGCCGAGCGTGTGGACGCACCGGCGCAAGGACGGCAGCCTGTTGTCGGTATGTATCCACAGCGCCGACCTGGAATTCGGCGGCGTGCCGGCGCGGCTGATTCTGGCCGAGGATGTCACCGAACGCCTGGCCCACGAGCGCGAACTGGCCTATCTCGCGCGCCACGACTTCGGTACCGGTCTGCTCAAGCCGCATGCGCTGGCCGAGGCGCTGCGCGCGCAGCGCGGCGGCTACGCCATCGCCTACGTGCAGGTGCGCGGCCTGGCCCTGATCGGCGACACCCTTGGCCGCGCCGCCGGCGATGCAGTCCGCAGCACGGTGGCCGGGCGCATCCGCACGCTCGGCGAGCGCTTCGGCCTGAGCGCGCACCAGCCGGCGCAGGACTTCGTGCTGGCGATCCTCGACCCGCAGTCCCTGCCGCAGGCCTTGCAGGCGCTGCAGGAGGCGTTGCATACCCCGGTACAGGGCGGCGAGTTCGCCCAGCAACTGCAGGCGCACATCGGCGTGGCGCTGTGTCCGGACGATGCCGCCGATGCCGACGAGGCCATCGGCAGCGCCGCCCAGGCCGCGCATGCGGCACAGGCCGAGGGTCGCAGCCTGGTGCGCTTCGATCGCGCCATGGCCGCGCGCACCGGCGAACGCCTGCGCCTGGCCGGGCGCCTGCAGCAGGCGATCGAGCGGCAGGAATTCGAGTTGCATTTCCAGCCGATCATGGACGCGGTCAGCGGTGCGCCGCGCGAACTGGAAGCGCTGGTGCGCTGGCCGCAGGCCGATGGCGGCTTCATCGCGCCGGATGCGTTCATCCAGTTGTGCGAGGACACCGGGCTGATCCTGCCGCTGGGGCGCTGGGTGATGCACGCGGCGGCGCGCGCGCGCCGCGCACTGGCCGACCACGGATGGCCGAACCTGCCGGTGGCGGTGAACGTGTCGGCGCTGCAGTTCTTCGATGGCGACCTGGTCGCCGACCTGGTGCAGGCGTGTGCCGAGGCCGGGCTGGCCGTCGACGGCCTGCAGTTGGAACTGACCGAAAGCAGCCTGATGCGGCAGCCGCAGCAGGCCGGCGACGTGCTGCGGCAACTGCGTGCGCTGGGCGTGCGCGTGGCCCTGGACGATGTCGGCACCGGTTTCTCCAGCATGGCGTATCTGCGCGACCTGCCGCTGGACACGCTGAAGATCGACCGCAGCTTCGTCGCCGAGGTCGACCGCGATCCGCGCAATGCCTCGATCTGCCAGGCGCTGCTGACCCTGGGCCATTGCCTGGGGCTGGACGTGGTCGCCGAAGGCGTGGAAACCGAGGCGCAGCTGCGCTGGCTGCGCGCGCACGGCTGTGGCGGCGTGCAGGGCTATCTGCTCGGGCGTCCGGCCCCGTTGGCGACGGTGCTGCAGCGGCTCGGCGCGGTCACAGCATGATCTCCACGTCGTGGCCGCTGCCCGGCGCCGGCAGCGGCTCGCCGTCCCAGTAGCGGCGCAGCGGTTCGCGCACCAGGTCCAGCGCGGTGGAGGCGCCGCGCGCGCCGGGATAGCGCTGCAGGTTGCGCGACTGCAGCGCGAGCATGCGCCGGTCCTGCTCGCCGACCCGACGCAGCAGCGGCCACACCAGTAGGCGTACCGCCCACGCCGGCGCCCAGCGCCCTTCCACGTGCAGGCTGGCGAAAACGTCGGTGCTGCGCATGCCGAGCGGGGTGAAGTGCAGGCTGATCCGCACGCGGCCGCCGCGCGCGTAGCGGTACTCGATCTGCGCGCTGCCGGGGGCGGCGAAGTGCGCGCGTTCCAGCGTGCGCGGCGATTCGAACAAGCGGTACAGCCAGCCGCTCTGTGCCGCGGCGCCGCGGTAGTCCACGTGGAAGCCTTCCTCGGTGTGGCGCAGTTCGGCACGCATCGCGGTGCGCGCGCCGCCGCGCCGCACCAGCCCCGGATGCAGCAGATGGGTGTGCAGCGGGTCGAGGAAGTTCTCCAGCGCATCGACCACGTGTGCGTCCCAGCGGGTGCGCCACAGGAAGCGCCGCGCCGACGGCTGCAGCGCCTGCACCAGCTGCGATGGCGCGTTGGCGCCTTCCGGATCGGGACGCAGCCAGATCAGGCCGTCGTGCTCGCGTGCGGCGAAGGCGCGGACGCGCACGGCCGGCGGCGTCTGCCCGGGCGGCAGGCCGGGAATCTCGCGCAGCGCGCCGCCGCGGTCGAAGCCCCAGCCGTGATACGGGCAGGACAGCCCGTCGCCGGTAGCGCAGCCGGCCGACAACGGCGCGTGCCGGTGCGGACAGCGGTCCTCCAGCGCGAGCAGGCCGCCGTCGGCGCAACGCGCGATCGCTGCATGCCGGTCCATCACCGTCACCGCCAGCGGCTGCCGCCGCAACGCCGCGGCGGGTGCGACGGCGAACCAGTGCCGGTACAGCGACGGATGCCAGGCGCTCATGCCGGTGGCGTGGCGCGCATGGCGTGCCGCGCGCCTGGGGCGCTCATGCGACGATGGTGCCGGCGATGCGGTTGCGGCCGGCGCGCTTGGCCGCGTACAGCGCCTGGTCGGCGGCCAGCACCAGGGTCTGCCACGGCGCTTGCGCGCGCGGCGAGAGGCAATAGCCGATGCTCACCGTGCACACCGGCGATGCCTCCGCTGCGGCGTCGATCTGCTGCTGTTCGATGCGCCGCCGCAGGCGCTCGGCGAGGTCGCGCACCTGCGCCTCGTCGCCATGCGGCATCAGCACCATGAACTCCTCGCCGCCGATGCGCGCGAGCAGGTTTGGGGTATGGATGTGCTGCGCCAGCGTCTGCGCGATGGCGACCAGCACCTGGTCGCCGATCGCATGGCCGAAGCGGTCGTTGATCGCCTTGAAATGGTCCACGTCGATCATCAGCACCGCGATCGACGCCTGCCTGCGCGCGGCATCGTGGGTCGCCGCCTCGCCACGCTCCCACATCACCCGGCGGTTGGTCACCCCGGTCAGCGGATCCTGCGAGGCGTGCCGCCGCAGTTCCGCGTTCATTTCGCGGGTCAGCATCCACAGGAAGCCGGGGGTGATGCTGGCGGTCAGCACGATGCGCGAGAGCAGGCCGAAGTTGGTGGTCGGGTCGTAGCTGGTATCGGCATCGGGATGCAGCGCCCACCAGGCGATCCGCAGTCCCACCATGCCCGCCCACAGGAAATGGCAGACGGCGGTGAAGCGCGCCGCCGAGCGCACCACGCTGTCGGCATAGCGCCACAGCGCAACGGCCGTGGCGGCGGTCAGCAGGCCGCGCACCATGCCGCCGAAGATCACCATGATCCGGTGATCGTGGTTGGCGTAGTACAGGCTGTACAGTTCCAGTGCGCACAGCAGCGCGACCGGCAACAGCAGCGTCCATTGCAGCAGCGGACGCCGCAGATAGGCGTTCACCGCCACCAGCGTCAGCATGGTGGCCACGTCCAGGATGACGTTGCCGATGTGGTTGACCCAGAAGTTGGTGACGTTCCAGGCCGGCGCCAGCAGGATGCCGAAACCCAGGGCGAACACGCCGTAGCTCAGCGCCAGCAGCAACAGGCTGCGCGCGTGCCGTTCCTTGCGGCCGGTGACGTACAGGGCCAGGAACATCGCCGAGGACACTGCCGCGAGCAACGCGTTGACGATCAGCAGGGTGCCGGCATGGGCCAGATGCGCAATCCATTCCACAGATGTTCCGGGCCGCAGCGGCGATGGGGTGTTGCAGGTGCGGCAAAGTATAAGGCAGCGTGTGTGCCTGGAATTCGGCAAGGCACGCCGAGTTCGTGCTGAAAACGGTTACGGAGTGCAAAACGCGGGGTGCGGACCCCAGTCACAGCCGATAGCGGCGCATCAGCGGCACGCCGATGCGCCGGGTCAGCGTGCCGAGCGCGGCGATCGGCTGGCGCCGTCGCAACGGTAGATGCCGCGCATCGACCGCGCTGTACTCGATGACCGGCACGCCGCCGCGCTGGCGCTTGAAGCTGGCTGCGCCGGCGCTCTGGTTGAGGCGCTGGCCGTACCGGCGCGCATGGTCGATGCCGCAGGCGGTGAGGGTGCGGTACAGCGCCAGCCGCTGCGGCAGCTGCAGGTCGTAGCCGACGATCGGTGCGGTGACGGTGCCGCCGATGCCGAACAGCCCGGTGATGCACACCAGCTGTCCGTCGCCATCGCGGAAGCCGTCGAAGCGCAGCAGCCCGGCGCGGTGCCAGGCGCGCAGGAAGCCGGCGTGGTAGGCCGGATTGCAGCGCGAATATTTTTCCAGATACAGCTGCGCATACAGCGCGGCGATGCGCGGGTAGTCGGCCTCGCCGATGGCGTCGTTGCCGCAGCGCTGCAGGTCGCGCCGGTCGACCAGCTTGAGGTCGCGGGCCAGGTCGCGATGGCGCAGCAACTGCGGCCAGTCCTCGTACAGATAGACCTGGCGGCTGCCGATCAGGGTGAAGCCCTCGGCCTGCAGCGCGTGCAGCCACTGCGGCGTGTCCACCGCGTTGAGCGAGCGGAACCACAGCGCGTGGTCGGGCCAGCGCGTGCGTGCGGCGTCCAGCAGGGTGCGCAGCCCGGTCGGCGGCAACGGCGGGTACAGGTTGGTGGACAGCAGCCAATTGTTGAGGGTGACTGCGCGGTCGATCCGTGCCCAGTCCAGCCAGGCGCCGATGCCGCCGCACAGCCCGCGCACCGGCGCGGCCAGTGCGCCCGGCAGCAGCCGTGCGGCTTCCTCGGCGGCGTAGTCGGCGTAGGTGGTACGCGGCGAGCACACCCAGGCGTTGCCGCGGTGGCGTTCGCCGACCGTCACCGGCAGCGCCAGGTCGCCCGCCTGCAATACCTCGATGCGGGCATGTGCGTTGTCGGCCAACTGCTGCGCGTCACCGCCGGCGTGCAGCGCGGCGAAGCGTTGCAGCTGCGCGGCGTAGTCGGCGGCTGCGGCGGCGACGTCGCCATGGCTCATGGCGGCGGCAGTGCCTCGCCGTCCCACTCGGTATCGCGGGTGGCGGCTTCGCGCACGCTGCAGCGTTGTGCCAGCGCCAGGCGCGCGTGGCTGCCCAGGTCGCACAGCGTGCCGACCAGCGGCCAGCGGTCGCCGCGCGGCGCCAGCACGTCCTCGGCGCGTGCGTAGTCGTGGCGCCACTGTCGCAGCCGGCCCTGGCCCAGCGCCGCCGGCAAGGCCGCGCCGAGCATCAGCATGCCCAGCATCGCTGCGCGGTCGTCGGCCGGGCGCAACGGCGCCGGCGCCGCGCCCGCGTCGCCGCACAGCAAGGCCACCAGCGGATCGGCCGCGGCGAACAGATGCAGGCCGCTGGTCGCACGCGGATTGCATTCGATCACGCTGCAGCGCCCTTCCGAGGACACCATCCAGTCGAAGGAGATCTGCCCGGTGAAGTGCAACGCCCGCACCAATTGCGCGGTGAAGCGCTCGATCTGCGGATCCGGGGCCGTGTCGAAGTAATAGCTGGAACTGCGCCGCAGCCGATAGCGCGGGCGGTACACCGCATGCGCCAGCAACATGCCGTCGCGCGCCAGCGCATACGAGCAACGTTCCTCGCCCGCACAGTAGCGCTGCGCGACCCAGTCGCCCTGCGCCGGCAGCGGTGCGGCATCGGCGGGCACGCCTTGCGGGTACAGCCGCACGTGCACGCCGAAGCGCGAGAACTCCGGTTTGAGTACCAGCGGTTGGGAACCGGCCCATTCGCGTGCCTGCGCCAGGCTACGCACGCGCACGCTGGCGGGCACCTCCACATCGCTGCCGAGCCCGCGCGCCAGTTCCATGAAGTGGTACTTGCTGTGCAGCGTGCGCAACGTGTCGAAGTCGTGCAACGGCAGCTGCAACTGCGCCGGCAGCGCACTGCGATAGCGGGCCAGGTAGAACACTTCCTCGCAGGTCGGCACCAGCACGTCGATGCGCTGGCGCGCGAGCAGGGCGTTGAGATCGGCCAGCCACGCGCGTGGCGCATCGCGTGCCGGTGCGATGCGGTGATGCCCGGCCACCGCGCGCGACCAGCCGGAGATGCGGCTGGCGACGCTGTCGGCCAGGTGCACCCGCCATCCCTGCGCGGCGAAACGGCGCGCCAGATCCAGGGCGACCGGCGCGCGCGCGCCAGTGATCAGCACGCCGGGTGCGTCAGCCATGCGTGTGCTCCGCCGATCTCGGCCGCCATTGCCGGCAGTGCGAGGGCACCAGGCGCACCTGCGGCGCGGCCTGGCGCAGCGCATGCAGCCGCGCCAGCGTGTCGCGGTACACGCGATGCTCGCCGAGCAGATGGGTGACCAGCGCCGGCGGTGGCGTGCCGTCGGCGAGCGCGGCGCTGGACCAGGCCGCATCGGCGATCAGGAACACCGGGCCGTGCGCGTCCTCGAACCACAGCCCGTAATGGCCGGGCGCATGTCCGGGCAGCGGCACCAGCAGCACGCTGGCGTCGCCGAACAGGTCGCGTGGGGTGCCGAAGTCGCGCAGTTCCGTGGGCACCGATGCCGCGGGCAGTGCCTCGATCCAGTGCATGCGCGGACGTGCGCCGTGCAGCAGTGCCGGCAGGAAGCCTTCGCGCAGCGCGGCCAGCCGGCCGCGGCGCTGCAGATCGTCCCAGGCCTGCTGTGCGCAGGACAGGCGCGCGTGCGGGAAATCGGCGACGCCGCCGACGTGGTCGCCATGGAAATGCGACAGCACGATCCAGCCGATGCGGTCCGCATCCACGCCGTCGCGGACGAGTTGTTCGCGCAGCGATTGCCCGGGTGCCAACTGCACCGGGGTCAGCCAGCGATACAGGCGCTCGGGAAAGCGCGCGGTGGCGTCGAAGAAGTGCGGCGAATAGCCAGTGTCGAACAGCAGGTCGCCATGCTGCGGATGCTGCAGCAATGCCGCCAGCGCCGGAAACGGACACGGCGCCAGCGGCGCGCCGCGGCGCGTGGCGCGCTCCGGATGCGTGCAGTGGCCGGCTTCGTACAGCCGCCACTGCAGCCTGGGCGCGCTCATGGCCGCCCCAGCGCGGCCAGCCCGGCCTCGGTCGACAGCACCGGCGCGTAGCCGAGCTCGCGGCGCGCGCGGCCGATGTCCAGCGTCTGCGAATAGCCGAGCACGCCGATGCCGTAGCGGCTGAGCCGCGGCTCCGGCTGACCGCGTCGGCGCAGCGCGATCTGCTCGCCGAGCGTGGCCAGCGCCAGCGCCGGCCCGCGCGGCACCGGCAGCAGCCGCACGCGCAGGCGCAGCACCGCGAAAAGTTCGGTCAGCAGGTCGCGCACGGCGATCGGCACGCCGTTGCTGATGTTGTAGGCGCGGCCGTCGCCGATGTGTTCGGCGCGCAGTGCGGCCAGCGCCGCAGCCACCGCATTCTCCACGCAGCACACGTCGATCATCGCGCGGCCGCCGTGGACCAGCGGGAACCAGCCGCGCTGCGCCACCGCCAGCAAGCGCGGCACGATCGCGTTGTCGCCCTGGCCGAACACCGCGCGCGGACGCAGCACCACCGCCGGCAGTCCGGCCGCTGCGGCGGCGCGCACCTTCTCCTCGGCTTCCCACTTGGTCTGCGGGTAGCCGCCGATCCAGCGTGCCGGCGGGGTGAACTCCTCACGCACCTGGTATTGGTCGGCGAAACGAAAGTAGATGCTCGGCGAACTGAAATGCACGAAGCGGCGCACGCGTGCGGCCAGCGCGGCGGCGAGCAAACGCTCGGTGGCGACCACGTTGGCCAGGCGGAAGGTCTCGGCGCTGGCCCACGGCGCCGACAGCGCGGCGCAGTGAATCACCGCATCGCAGTCGCGCAGCAACGGCGCCAGGTCGTCGTGGCACAGTTCGGCGGGCGAGACCTCGATGCGCGAATCGCCGGCAAAGGCCCCCAGCTTGGCGGCGTCGCGTCCGCTGGCACGCACCGGCACGCCGGCCTCGGCCAGGGCGCGCACGATATAGGCGCCGATGAACCCGGACGCGCCGGTGACCAGGACGCGGGCCATGTCAGTAGCGCAACACAGCGCCGCCGAACGCCAGCCCGGCGCCGGAGCCGACCAGGCCGATCAGGTCGCCGCGCACGATGCGGCCGC
This genomic stretch from Xanthomonas sacchari harbors:
- a CDS encoding oxygenase MpaB family protein, which gives rise to MPSLLRTLSAPATTQIRRWVLGAFPRERDAIDYDQPLGDVGLFGPDSVTWRIHAEFPGMLAGGLCALLLQTLHPLALAGVYDHSNFREDLVGRLRRTTQFVAATSYAPTDAAQRQIARVRAIHARVRGHTPDGCAYAADDPALLTWVHVTEAYGFLQGYRRYCRAVPTAIADRYYDEGRRVAEALGAREVPASEAAVLAYFERQRPLLRVDARSREVLAVLSGLRLPVPAPGLSRELFLGAGAALLPPWASALLRQARLQRTGPAVPAWLLQQVAPLFRVALHDGIAARACRRVGLPMQQLAQWPAMD
- a CDS encoding EAL domain-containing protein, coding for MRAIATWGLVLAVLLAAGLVLVLAQDRHHRLAAAQRQSLALATGSDRLLQLQLDNLGQALHGEGLGAQALLAEAPARAPDLIDASLHGLLARHPELHDVALLDAQGQRRFGGAGDPDLRAWMARARCGGRVCVSPPLHLADGTAVVRVAVPWGSDGWVDAQWRVAALQRIVQGTDSGRDGIVALTDAQGLLLAASRPLAAGQSRLSQALAQPMPHGGALGVRRDVFDATPRILAVSGGGAYPLLAVAGVGLRETLSGWWWFVAAAALVYVLYLLGLAYLLGSLRRAERRQRHLLQRLRRGDEDLRLAHGMGGIGTWRIDIAQRVLRLSEPTGAMFGLQRMQMPIEAFLERLHVEDRARVEQLYEDAAQGRADYNTVYRMHLPDGRLRWLAARGALVRTREGMCMTGAVQDVSDRVAAQARLLDAERQFRLVFDRNPLPYWVFAVDSLRFLEVNRAAVRQYGYSREEFLAMDLRDLRPSEDVERLLQDVRKPREGFDAPSVWTHRRKDGSLLSVCIHSADLEFGGVPARLILAEDVTERLAHERELAYLARHDFGTGLLKPHALAEALRAQRGGYAIAYVQVRGLALIGDTLGRAAGDAVRSTVAGRIRTLGERFGLSAHQPAQDFVLAILDPQSLPQALQALQEALHTPVQGGEFAQQLQAHIGVALCPDDAADADEAIGSAAQAAHAAQAEGRSLVRFDRAMAARTGERLRLAGRLQQAIERQEFELHFQPIMDAVSGAPRELEALVRWPQADGGFIAPDAFIQLCEDTGLILPLGRWVMHAAARARRALADHGWPNLPVAVNVSALQFFDGDLVADLVQACAEAGLAVDGLQLELTESSLMRQPQQAGDVLRQLRALGVRVALDDVGTGFSSMAYLRDLPLDTLKIDRSFVAEVDRDPRNASICQALLTLGHCLGLDVVAEGVETEAQLRWLRAHGCGGVQGYLLGRPAPLATVLQRLGAVTA
- a CDS encoding Rieske 2Fe-2S domain-containing protein codes for the protein MSAWHPSLYRHWFAVAPAAALRRQPLAVTVMDRHAAIARCADGGLLALEDRCPHRHAPLSAGCATGDGLSCPYHGWGFDRGGALREIPGLPPGQTPPAVRVRAFAAREHDGLIWLRPDPEGANAPSQLVQALQPSARRFLWRTRWDAHVVDALENFLDPLHTHLLHPGLVRRGGARTAMRAELRHTEEGFHVDYRGAAAQSGWLYRLFESPRTLERAHFAAPGSAQIEYRYARGGRVRISLHFTPLGMRSTDVFASLHVEGRWAPAWAVRLLVWPLLRRVGEQDRRMLALQSRNLQRYPGARGASTALDLVREPLRRYWDGEPLPAPGSGHDVEIML
- a CDS encoding diguanylate cyclase, which codes for MEWIAHLAHAGTLLIVNALLAAVSSAMFLALYVTGRKERHARSLLLLALSYGVFALGFGILLAPAWNVTNFWVNHIGNVILDVATMLTLVAVNAYLRRPLLQWTLLLPVALLCALELYSLYYANHDHRIMVIFGGMVRGLLTAATAVALWRYADSVVRSAARFTAVCHFLWAGMVGLRIAWWALHPDADTSYDPTTNFGLLSRIVLTASITPGFLWMLTREMNAELRRHASQDPLTGVTNRRVMWERGEAATHDAARRQASIAVLMIDVDHFKAINDRFGHAIGDQVLVAIAQTLAQHIHTPNLLARIGGEEFMVLMPHGDEAQVRDLAERLRRRIEQQQIDAAAEASPVCTVSIGYCLSPRAQAPWQTLVLAADQALYAAKRAGRNRIAGTIVA
- a CDS encoding MBL fold metallo-hydrolase, with amino-acid sequence MSAPRLQWRLYEAGHCTHPERATRRGAPLAPCPFPALAALLQHPQHGDLLFDTGYSPHFFDATARFPERLYRWLTPVQLAPGQSLREQLVRDGVDADRIGWIVLSHFHGDHVGGVADFPHARLSCAQQAWDDLQRRGRLAALREGFLPALLHGARPRMHWIEALPAASVPTELRDFGTPRDLFGDASVLLVPLPGHAPGHYGLWFEDAHGPVFLIADAAWSSAALADGTPPPALVTHLLGEHRVYRDTLARLHALRQAAPQVRLVPSHCRQWRPRSAEHTHG
- a CDS encoding NAD(P)-dependent oxidoreductase; amino-acid sequence: MARVLVTGASGFIGAYIVRALAEAGVPVRASGRDAAKLGAFAGDSRIEVSPAELCHDDLAPLLRDCDAVIHCAALSAPWASAETFRLANVVATERLLAAALAARVRRFVHFSSPSIYFRFADQYQVREEFTPPARWIGGYPQTKWEAEEKVRAAAAAGLPAVVLRPRAVFGQGDNAIVPRLLAVAQRGWFPLVHGGRAMIDVCCVENAVAAALAALRAEHIGDGRAYNISNGVPIAVRDLLTELFAVLRLRVRLLPVPRGPALALATLGEQIALRRRGQPEPRLSRYGIGVLGYSQTLDIGRARRELGYAPVLSTEAGLAALGRP